In one window of Dyella thiooxydans DNA:
- a CDS encoding helix-turn-helix domain-containing protein produces the protein MPSKPSPPSLPNARNRVAANIRHLRKSKGLSQEQLAELAEFHRTYVSQLERCVTNISIDGLERLAEVLGVDVSELLRVPAQEKR, from the coding sequence ATGCCGTCCAAGCCCTCCCCGCCATCTCTGCCTAACGCTCGCAATCGGGTGGCCGCAAATATCCGCCACCTGCGCAAGTCCAAGGGGCTGAGCCAAGAGCAATTGGCCGAACTCGCTGAGTTTCATCGCACATACGTGTCTCAGCTGGAGCGCTGTGTGACCAATATCTCGATAGATGGCTTGGAACGGCTGGCTGAGGTTCTTGGTGTTGATGTCAGCGAGCTGCTTCGAGTACCAGCCCAGGAAAAGCGCTAA